In a single window of the Desulfobacteraceae bacterium genome:
- a CDS encoding alkaline phosphatase codes for YVFFFLGDGMASSQIQATEAYLTTLNGGSATVAADLLNPENRLNMSKMRVQGMQTTYDAGALMTDSASAGTAFACGAKTKSGTIGMDETLTTELKSIAQLAHEQGKKVGIISSVSLDHATPASYYASVTSRGYMNNIATQLAESGYEFFGGGGLVAPTGPARDGDTGENVWDLLTKNGYTVLNDRGAILDLMDNPKDKVVCINPVLPGSAAMPYAIDKPDKNLSLAEMTEVAIENLYRDRRGRGRHRDRGFFLMVEGGKIDWACHANDAVAAIGDMIDFDDAIGVALEFMRQHPLQTLVVVTGDHETGGMTIGHATTAYTAYYDRLMGQTNSYEHFGMNEWLAHKDKYSDTYQHASPNNFLENGMDGLVLSFFGLSYDDLNDYQKEQLERAYDWSMTRVYDPVSKKWIDGSHADEADKNNLLYGNYEPIIVTITHILNERASIGWTSYSHTGVPVPVFAEGREAFRFAGFYDNTDIAKKLARAMGIRAELPVTKY; via the coding sequence TACGTCTTTTTCTTCCTCGGCGACGGCATGGCCAGTTCGCAGATCCAGGCCACCGAGGCCTACCTGACGACCCTAAACGGCGGATCGGCGACCGTGGCGGCAGACCTCTTAAATCCGGAAAACCGTCTCAACATGAGCAAGATGCGCGTTCAGGGCATGCAGACCACCTACGATGCCGGCGCCCTGATGACCGATTCGGCTTCCGCCGGGACGGCCTTCGCCTGCGGCGCCAAGACCAAGAGCGGCACCATCGGCATGGATGAGACCCTGACCACCGAATTAAAGAGCATCGCCCAGCTCGCCCACGAGCAGGGCAAGAAGGTCGGGATCATCAGCAGCGTGTCGCTGGATCACGCCACGCCGGCGTCCTATTACGCCAGCGTGACCAGTCGCGGTTACATGAACAACATCGCCACCCAGCTGGCCGAAAGCGGCTACGAGTTCTTCGGCGGCGGCGGCCTGGTCGCGCCCACAGGGCCGGCGCGCGATGGCGACACCGGCGAAAACGTTTGGGATCTGCTTACAAAAAACGGCTATACGGTCCTCAATGACCGTGGTGCGATTCTGGATCTGATGGATAACCCCAAAGACAAGGTCGTGTGCATCAATCCCGTGCTGCCGGGTTCTGCCGCGATGCCCTATGCCATTGACAAGCCGGACAAGAACCTTTCCCTGGCGGAAATGACCGAAGTGGCCATCGAGAACCTCTACAGAGATCGCCGGGGCCGTGGCCGGCATCGCGACCGAGGTTTCTTCCTCATGGTCGAAGGCGGCAAGATCGACTGGGCCTGCCACGCCAACGATGCCGTGGCCGCCATCGGCGATATGATAGATTTCGACGACGCCATCGGCGTGGCCCTGGAGTTCATGCGGCAGCACCCGCTGCAAACCCTGGTGGTGGTCACCGGCGACCACGAGACCGGCGGCATGACCATCGGCCACGCTACGACGGCCTATACGGCCTATTACGACCGCCTCATGGGCCAGACCAACAGCTACGAACATTTCGGGATGAATGAGTGGCTGGCTCATAAGGATAAATATTCCGACACTTACCAGCATGCATCTCCCAACAATTTTTTAGAAAACGGCATGGACGGTCTGGTACTTAGTTTTTTTGGTCTTAGTTATGATGATCTCAATGATTACCAGAAGGAACAACTTGAGAGAGCCTATGACTGGTCTATGACCAGGGTGTATGATCCGGTTTCAAAAAAATGGATTGACGGGAGCCATGCGGACGAAGCGGACAAAAACAATCTTCTCTATGGCAATTACGAGCCCATCATCGTGACCATCACCCACATCCTCAACGAGCGCGCCAGCATCGGCTGGACTTCCTATTCCCACACCGGCGTGCCGGTGCCGGTCTTTGCCGAAGGCCGCGAGGCCTTTCGCTTCGCCGGTTTCTACGACAACACCGACATCGCCAAGAAACTGGCCCGGGCCATGGGCATCCGCGCCGAACTGCCGGTGACGAAGTACTAA